The following are encoded together in the Halorhodospira halophila genome:
- a CDS encoding TIGR03757 family integrating conjugative element protein, with translation MMLRGLPLLLVVILAPLTGAAAERVEVFVADETHARQTAPSDVTIYRVDEAQERISALEAQLPDHPDEALQTARRLVDDTEEEKLERALRAVALAIALGIDQVPAVVFDRTAVVYGVADPDEARQHLQEANDDP, from the coding sequence ATGATGCTAAGGGGCCTTCCACTGCTGCTGGTGGTCATACTGGCGCCGCTCACCGGCGCAGCCGCGGAGCGCGTCGAGGTCTTCGTCGCGGACGAGACGCATGCGCGGCAGACCGCCCCTTCGGACGTCACGATCTACCGCGTGGATGAGGCCCAGGAGCGCATCAGCGCTCTTGAGGCGCAGCTGCCCGACCATCCCGATGAGGCGTTGCAAACGGCACGGCGCCTAGTGGATGACACGGAGGAGGAGAAGCTAGAGAGAGCATTACGCGCCGTCGCACTCGCGATCGCGCTGGGGATCGACCAGGTCCCGGCTGTCGTATTCGACCGCACGGCCGTCGTCTACGGCGTCGCGGATCCGGACGAGGCCCGTCAGCACCTGCAGGAGGCTAACGATGACCCTTAA
- a CDS encoding TIGR03756 family integrating conjugative element protein, translated as MTLKSMARPVCVAAALMLGLVPAARAEVNTIDITQDTMSALPSCLDFRLEGVCFWLRCSWTGCSIRTSIRLGHYIPDLVISAYHEAAENPWREIRKTLGHAQELALEQGFAALIDYDPGEGAQHDSRPARNHATVTYKEADAIGHPAADIVEDIPLPEGPCPSAADMMTPYYQSAIDAIEWRLGVVEFVAHAHKPFPGIEELSEDGSWGLQTWGAVYPRVGQTPQPEDAKAAGMAAFRAGHITTRSGEPARVYDHLSSGGTTSTAGYRVWLPDPLKPADAKTGTFQMHHPRSESSCEILGVDDRFDGLDGWAGGTSSSRTDLDGDYVWSMWRRYSCCEREGSFITSVSW; from the coding sequence ATGACCCTTAAATCGATGGCCCGGCCCGTCTGCGTCGCAGCTGCTCTCATGCTGGGCCTCGTTCCGGCCGCGAGGGCAGAGGTGAACACTATCGACATCACCCAAGACACGATGAGCGCCCTCCCCTCCTGTCTCGATTTCCGCCTCGAGGGGGTGTGCTTTTGGCTCCGTTGCAGCTGGACTGGCTGCTCGATCCGCACCTCGATCCGACTCGGTCACTATATCCCCGACCTCGTGATCTCGGCCTATCACGAGGCCGCAGAAAACCCGTGGCGGGAAATCCGTAAGACGCTTGGGCACGCCCAGGAGCTCGCCTTGGAGCAAGGTTTCGCTGCGCTGATCGATTACGACCCCGGTGAAGGCGCACAACATGACTCCAGGCCGGCGCGGAACCACGCCACGGTGACCTACAAAGAGGCCGACGCGATCGGCCACCCAGCAGCAGACATCGTAGAAGATATACCGCTACCCGAAGGCCCCTGCCCCTCCGCGGCCGACATGATGACGCCCTACTACCAGTCGGCGATCGACGCCATCGAGTGGCGGCTGGGCGTTGTCGAGTTCGTCGCCCACGCCCATAAGCCCTTTCCGGGCATCGAGGAGCTGAGCGAGGACGGCAGCTGGGGCCTCCAGACCTGGGGCGCTGTCTACCCGCGGGTTGGACAGACGCCACAGCCGGAAGACGCCAAGGCCGCGGGGATGGCAGCTTTCCGGGCCGGACACATCACCACCCGGTCGGGGGAACCAGCGCGCGTCTACGACCACCTCTCCAGTGGCGGCACAACCTCCACAGCGGGCTATCGCGTGTGGTTGCCGGATCCGCTCAAGCCGGCCGATGCGAAGACCGGGACTTTCCAGATGCACCATCCGCGCTCGGAGAGTTCCTGCGAGATTCTCGGCGTCGATGACCGCTTCGACGGGCTCGACGGCTGGGCCGGGGGAACATCCTCGTCACGCACCGATCTGGACGGCGACTACGTCTGGTCGATGTGGCGGCGGTATTCCTGCTGCGAACGGGAGGGATCCTTCATCACCTCCGTGAGCTGGTAA
- a CDS encoding PFL_4703 family integrating conjugative element protein gives MRHRKEIDTCWAHVRTLRVLASGLALACAGLWWGWHTAPEDIRVHQTPELRTGGVMEAGEIPEPVVYTFTFYIWQQLWRWEDDGADEYPENIWRLQSYMTPRFLQVQEADLERRAQSGELDNRSRYIREIPGARFEPARVERLGDDTWQVFLDVEIQEYIDGELVKDIEVRYPLRIVRFEVDPEGNPWGLALDGYTGEPERLETRVEEPE, from the coding sequence ATGAGACATCGCAAAGAGATCGACACCTGCTGGGCGCATGTTCGCACACTCCGGGTTTTGGCCTCGGGGCTAGCCCTGGCATGTGCCGGCCTGTGGTGGGGGTGGCATACCGCGCCCGAGGATATTCGGGTCCATCAGACCCCGGAGCTGCGCACGGGCGGGGTGATGGAGGCCGGCGAGATCCCTGAGCCGGTCGTCTATACCTTCACCTTCTACATCTGGCAGCAGCTCTGGCGCTGGGAAGACGACGGCGCCGACGAGTACCCCGAGAATATCTGGCGGCTGCAAAGCTACATGACTCCCCGTTTCCTCCAGGTCCAAGAGGCGGACTTGGAACGACGCGCCCAGAGCGGCGAGCTCGATAACCGATCCCGCTACATCCGCGAGATCCCGGGCGCCCGCTTTGAGCCCGCTCGCGTGGAACGCCTCGGCGACGACACCTGGCAGGTCTTCCTGGACGTCGAGATCCAAGAGTACATCGACGGCGAGCTCGTCAAGGACATTGAGGTGCGCTACCCGCTGCGCATCGTCCGCTTCGAGGTCGACCCCGAAGGCAACCCCTGGGGACTGGCCCTGGACGGATACACCGGCGAGCCCGAGCGCCTGGAGACCCGTGTGGAGGAGCCCGAATGA
- a CDS encoding TIGR03750 family conjugal transfer protein — MVETAGERRMMAERLNEEPPVFRGCSSTELVAILVAGTIFWLPVGIAIGWLFGRAMMGVGGAAIMVLATVFIAATIFQKIKKGRPTGYYQQRCRLALHRAGVMGAPLILRSGIWDVGRR; from the coding sequence ATGGTGGAGACCGCTGGCGAGCGCCGGATGATGGCGGAGCGACTTAACGAGGAGCCTCCTGTGTTCCGCGGGTGCTCCTCCACCGAACTCGTGGCGATCCTTGTCGCCGGAACCATCTTCTGGCTTCCGGTCGGCATCGCCATCGGCTGGCTATTCGGCCGCGCCATGATGGGCGTCGGGGGCGCCGCCATCATGGTGCTTGCCACGGTCTTCATCGCGGCCACGATCTTCCAGAAGATCAAGAAGGGTCGGCCCACCGGCTACTACCAGCAGCGCTGCCGGCTGGCCCTGCATAGGGCTGGCGTGATGGGCGCGCCGCTCATTCTCCGAAGCGGCATCTGGGACGTGGGGCGCCGATGA